One Synechococcus sp. CC9605 genomic window carries:
- the fusA gene encoding elongation factor G, translated as MARDFPLERVRNIGIAAHIDAGKTTTTERILFYSGVVHKIGEVHDGAAVTDWMAQERERGITITAAAISTSWQDHRINIIDTPGHVDFTIEVERSMRVLDGVIAVFCAVGGVQPQSETVWRQADRYSVPRMVFVNKMDRTGADFLKVHGQIKDRLKANAVPIQLPIGAEGELSGIIDLVANKAYIYKNDLGTDIEEADVPADMADEVAEWRNTLMETVAETDEALIEKFLESGELSVDDLKKGIREGVLKHGLVPMLCGSAFKNKGVQLVLDAVIDYLPAPVDVPPIQGVLPDGSEAVRPSDDSAPFSALAFKVMADPYGKLTFVRMYSGILEKGSYVLNSTKGEKERISRLVVLKADDREEVDALRAGDLGAVLGLKNTTTGDTLCTQDDPIVLETLFIPEPVISVAVEPKTKGDMEKLSKALVALAEEDPTFRVNTDSETGQTVIAGMGELHLEILVDRMLREFKVEANIGAPQVSYRETIRGSAGGEGKFSRQTGGKGQYGHVVIEMEPGEPGSGFEFVNKIVGGVVPKEYIKPAEQGMKETCESGVIAGYPLIDVKCTLVHGSYHDVDSSEMAFKIAGSMAFKDGVKKCNPVLLEPMMKVEVEAPEDFLGSIIGDLSSRRGQVEGQSVEDGTSKISAKVPLAEMFGYATELRSMTQGRGIFSMEFDNYAEVPRNVAEAIISKNQGNS; from the coding sequence GTGGCCCGCGACTTCCCCCTGGAACGCGTCAGAAATATTGGTATCGCTGCTCACATCGATGCCGGCAAAACCACTACGACAGAACGGATCCTGTTCTATTCCGGTGTGGTGCACAAAATCGGCGAGGTGCATGACGGCGCCGCCGTGACCGACTGGATGGCCCAGGAACGGGAGCGTGGCATCACGATTACCGCCGCTGCCATTTCGACATCTTGGCAGGATCATCGAATCAACATTATCGACACGCCTGGCCACGTGGACTTCACCATTGAGGTGGAGCGCTCCATGCGCGTGCTGGATGGCGTGATTGCCGTCTTCTGTGCTGTTGGTGGCGTTCAGCCCCAATCCGAGACCGTCTGGCGTCAGGCCGATCGCTATTCCGTTCCCCGGATGGTGTTCGTGAACAAGATGGACCGCACCGGTGCGGACTTCCTAAAGGTTCACGGCCAGATCAAGGATCGCCTCAAAGCCAACGCTGTTCCGATCCAGCTTCCGATCGGTGCCGAAGGTGAGCTCAGCGGCATCATCGATCTCGTTGCCAACAAGGCATACATCTATAAGAACGACCTCGGCACCGACATCGAAGAAGCCGACGTGCCGGCCGACATGGCCGACGAGGTCGCCGAGTGGCGTAACACCTTGATGGAAACCGTCGCTGAAACCGATGAGGCGCTGATCGAGAAATTCCTCGAAAGCGGCGAACTCAGCGTTGACGACCTCAAGAAAGGCATCCGTGAGGGCGTGCTCAAGCACGGTCTGGTGCCCATGCTCTGCGGCTCCGCCTTCAAGAACAAAGGTGTGCAGCTGGTGCTCGACGCTGTGATCGACTACCTGCCTGCTCCCGTCGACGTCCCCCCTATCCAGGGTGTGCTTCCTGACGGCAGCGAAGCGGTGCGTCCGTCCGACGACAGCGCCCCCTTCAGTGCCCTCGCCTTCAAGGTGATGGCCGATCCCTACGGCAAGCTCACCTTCGTGCGGATGTACTCCGGCATCCTCGAGAAGGGCAGCTACGTGCTCAACTCCACCAAAGGTGAGAAGGAACGCATCTCCCGCCTCGTGGTGCTTAAGGCCGATGACCGTGAGGAAGTTGACGCGCTTCGTGCCGGCGACCTCGGTGCGGTGCTCGGACTGAAGAACACCACCACGGGTGACACCCTCTGCACCCAGGACGATCCGATCGTTCTCGAGACCCTGTTCATCCCCGAACCGGTGATCTCCGTGGCTGTTGAGCCGAAGACCAAGGGCGACATGGAGAAGCTCTCCAAGGCCCTGGTTGCTCTGGCTGAAGAGGACCCGACCTTCCGCGTCAACACCGATTCTGAGACCGGCCAGACCGTGATCGCCGGCATGGGCGAACTCCACCTGGAAATCCTGGTGGACCGCATGCTGCGTGAGTTCAAGGTGGAAGCCAACATCGGCGCACCTCAGGTGTCCTACCGCGAAACCATCCGTGGTTCTGCAGGTGGCGAGGGCAAGTTCTCACGTCAGACCGGTGGTAAAGGCCAGTACGGCCACGTTGTGATCGAGATGGAACCGGGTGAGCCCGGCTCCGGCTTCGAATTCGTTAACAAGATCGTGGGCGGTGTCGTTCCGAAGGAATACATCAAGCCCGCCGAGCAGGGCATGAAGGAGACCTGCGAATCCGGTGTGATCGCCGGATACCCCCTCATCGATGTGAAATGCACCTTGGTGCATGGCTCTTATCACGACGTCGACTCCTCGGAGATGGCGTTCAAGATCGCCGGATCCATGGCCTTCAAGGACGGCGTTAAGAAGTGCAACCCTGTGCTGCTTGAGCCGATGATGAAGGTCGAGGTCGAAGCTCCCGAGGATTTCCTCGGTTCGATCATCGGCGACCTGTCCTCCCGTCGAGGCCAGGTTGAGGGCCAGTCCGTCGAAGACGGCACGTCCAAAATCTCGGCCAAGGTGCCCCTTGCCGAGATGTTCGGTTACGCCACCGAGCTCCGCTCCATGACCCAGGGCCGGGGCATTTTCTCGATGGAATTCGACAACTACGCCGAAGTTCCTCGCAATGTGGCCGAGGCCATCATTTCCAAGAATCAGGGCAATTCCTGA
- the gltB gene encoding glutamate synthase large subunit yields MSDAIRSAVWPYCDSPAPQVVAGEKDACGVGFLAQLQGQASHWVLEQALRGLGCMEHRGGCGGDGDSGDGAGVLCEIPWSYLKAVWPEAAAARGLGMMFMPTDASRRAEVRGLCDEEARSLGMQPLGWRTVPVEPAVLGPLARATAPVIEQWVLNGDADDSTFDGQLLRLRRRIGARVRAALGAEVAQDVYVASLSSRTVVYKGMVRSEVLEQFYADLQDSRFEVSFAVYHRRFSTNTLPRWPLAQPMRLLGHNGEINTLLGNLNWAKASEASLENVWGEAADDLIPVVNPAFSDSANLDATLELMVRSGRSITDSLITLVPEAFRNQPDLDSRPDVTAMYEFNAGIQEPWDGPALLVFADGKRVGATLDRNGLRPARWCTTADGFVIMGSETGVVDLSGKTIVQKGRLGPGQMVAVDLERGELLDNWSVKEDAARRFPYADWLQKHRRGVPPQPWTQDRKVGELDLLRLQTAMGFTAEDFDLIIEDMAALGKEPTYCMGDDIPLAVLSDKPHLLYDYFKQRFAQVTNPPIDPLREKLVMSLEMHLGERRPALKPQPEAASVIHLETPVLNEAELAAISEQGLPVKTVSTQVAVESCAGGLQHAIAALCSVAEQAVRDGAQVLVLSDRVGGTGAAAPLTPTTVAMPALLAVGAVHHHLLRQKLRLQCSLVVDTAQCWSTHHMACLIGYGASAVCPWLTWETTRHWLDHPKTKKRIEQGKLPALDANQAQANVRESLENGLRKILSKIGISLLASYHGAQIFEAIGLGADVVETAFAGTTSRVAGMTLAELANETLSMHAKAFPELNRSKLEFMGFVQYRSGAEYHRNNPELSKALHKAVAQGPGYDHFSTYQDLLENRPVMALRDLLEFKLAPNPVPLDQVESVESICTRFCTGGMSLGALSREAHEVLAVAMNRIGGKSNSGEGGEDPARFQILKDVDGEGRSASFPSIGGLRNGDTACSAIKQVASGRFGVTAEYLRSGKQLEIKVAQGAKPGEGGQLPGPKVDKYIAWLRNSKPGVALISPPPHHDIYSIEDLAQLIHDLHQVHPAAPVSVKLVAEIGIGTIAAGVAKANADVIQISGHDGGTGASPLSSIKHAGSPWELGLTEVHRSLVENGLRDRVLLRADGGLKTGWDVMIAALLGAEEYGFGSIAMIAEGCVMARVCHTNNCPVGVATQKENLRKRFTGVPEHVVNFFWYVAEEVRQLMSLLGVSRLEELIGRTDLLQARSVDLAKTKGVDLSSLRAPISGAEDRSWLRHSDEAHGNGPILEDQLLADAELMAALENHGSLSRSIEIINTDRSVCARLAGEIAQRHGNRGFNGQLDLTFRGAAGQSFGAFLVQGMQVRLEGEANDYVGKGINSGCITLVPSDGCASPGDQVILGNTCLYGATGGELFANGRAGERFGVRNSGARAVVEGAGDHCCEYMTGGVVVVLGSTGRNVGAGMTGGVTFLLDEEGHVAPRVNPEIVEVCTITTHEQESLLKGLLERHVALTGSEKAAALLADWSAAKGRFKVLVPPSERESMGLADKQAVAA; encoded by the coding sequence ATGTCTGACGCCATCCGTTCCGCTGTCTGGCCTTACTGCGACAGCCCTGCACCCCAAGTAGTTGCGGGCGAGAAGGATGCGTGTGGCGTTGGTTTCCTGGCTCAGCTCCAGGGGCAGGCCAGTCACTGGGTGCTGGAGCAGGCCCTGCGTGGTCTGGGATGCATGGAGCACCGTGGTGGTTGCGGTGGTGATGGCGACTCCGGCGACGGAGCAGGTGTGTTGTGTGAGATCCCCTGGTCGTATCTGAAAGCGGTCTGGCCCGAGGCGGCTGCAGCACGGGGCCTCGGCATGATGTTCATGCCGACCGATGCCAGCCGTCGTGCTGAGGTGCGGGGCCTGTGTGATGAAGAGGCCAGATCCCTTGGCATGCAGCCTTTGGGGTGGCGAACGGTGCCCGTTGAACCTGCGGTTCTCGGGCCTTTGGCTCGTGCCACAGCGCCTGTGATCGAGCAGTGGGTGCTGAATGGTGATGCGGACGACTCAACGTTTGATGGCCAGCTGCTGCGGTTGCGGCGCCGCATCGGTGCCCGTGTGAGGGCCGCTCTGGGTGCTGAGGTGGCGCAGGACGTTTATGTCGCCTCCCTGAGCAGCCGGACGGTTGTTTACAAGGGGATGGTGCGATCCGAGGTGCTGGAGCAGTTCTACGCCGACCTGCAGGACTCTCGATTTGAGGTGAGCTTTGCGGTGTATCACCGCCGTTTCAGCACCAACACCCTGCCGCGCTGGCCCCTGGCGCAGCCGATGCGCCTTCTGGGGCACAACGGCGAAATCAACACACTGCTGGGCAACCTAAACTGGGCCAAGGCTTCAGAAGCCAGCCTCGAGAACGTCTGGGGTGAGGCGGCTGATGACCTAATTCCGGTGGTGAACCCTGCCTTCAGCGATTCCGCCAACCTCGATGCCACCCTGGAATTGATGGTGCGTAGTGGGCGGTCGATCACTGACAGCCTGATCACACTGGTGCCAGAAGCGTTCCGCAATCAGCCCGATCTCGACAGCCGTCCTGATGTGACGGCGATGTACGAATTCAACGCTGGCATTCAGGAACCCTGGGATGGCCCGGCCCTGTTGGTCTTTGCCGACGGCAAACGAGTAGGTGCAACGCTCGATCGCAACGGGCTGCGTCCGGCGCGTTGGTGCACCACCGCTGATGGCTTCGTGATCATGGGATCGGAGACCGGCGTGGTGGACCTCAGCGGCAAGACGATTGTTCAGAAAGGTCGTCTTGGCCCTGGTCAGATGGTGGCCGTCGATCTTGAACGCGGCGAGTTGCTGGACAACTGGTCGGTGAAGGAAGACGCGGCGCGGCGCTTCCCCTATGCCGATTGGCTGCAGAAGCATCGCCGCGGCGTGCCCCCCCAGCCGTGGACCCAGGACCGGAAGGTGGGTGAACTCGATCTGCTTCGGTTGCAGACCGCGATGGGGTTCACCGCCGAAGACTTCGATCTGATCATCGAGGACATGGCTGCCCTCGGCAAGGAGCCGACCTACTGCATGGGCGATGACATTCCCCTGGCGGTGCTCTCCGACAAGCCCCATTTGCTTTACGACTACTTCAAGCAGCGCTTCGCCCAGGTCACCAACCCTCCTATTGATCCCCTGCGGGAAAAGCTGGTGATGAGCCTGGAGATGCACCTGGGTGAGCGTCGGCCCGCCCTGAAGCCCCAGCCGGAAGCTGCCTCCGTCATCCATCTGGAGACGCCCGTTTTGAACGAGGCGGAACTGGCGGCGATCAGTGAGCAGGGCTTGCCCGTCAAGACGGTGTCCACCCAGGTGGCTGTGGAGTCGTGTGCGGGAGGCCTGCAACATGCCATTGCGGCGCTGTGCAGCGTTGCGGAACAGGCGGTGCGTGACGGAGCCCAAGTTCTGGTGCTGTCCGACCGGGTCGGTGGCACAGGGGCGGCGGCCCCGCTGACCCCCACAACAGTGGCGATGCCGGCCTTGCTGGCCGTGGGTGCTGTTCATCACCATCTGCTGCGCCAGAAGCTTCGGCTGCAGTGCTCTCTGGTGGTGGATACGGCCCAGTGCTGGAGCACCCATCACATGGCCTGCCTGATTGGTTACGGCGCCAGTGCCGTCTGCCCCTGGCTCACCTGGGAGACCACCCGCCACTGGCTGGATCACCCCAAGACCAAGAAGCGGATCGAACAGGGCAAGTTGCCCGCCCTCGATGCAAATCAAGCCCAGGCCAACGTTCGTGAGTCGCTGGAGAATGGCCTGCGCAAGATCCTCTCCAAGATCGGAATTTCATTGCTGGCCAGCTATCACGGCGCTCAGATCTTCGAAGCGATCGGCCTGGGAGCGGATGTGGTGGAGACCGCCTTCGCGGGAACGACCAGCCGTGTTGCCGGCATGACGCTGGCCGAGCTCGCGAACGAAACGCTCTCGATGCACGCCAAGGCCTTCCCTGAGCTCAACCGCAGCAAGCTCGAATTCATGGGCTTTGTTCAGTACCGCAGTGGTGCTGAGTACCACCGCAACAATCCCGAGCTGTCGAAGGCGCTGCACAAGGCGGTGGCTCAGGGCCCTGGTTATGACCATTTCTCCACCTACCAGGACTTGCTGGAGAATCGACCGGTGATGGCCCTGCGGGACCTGCTGGAGTTCAAGTTGGCTCCCAACCCAGTCCCCCTGGATCAGGTGGAGAGCGTCGAGAGCATCTGCACCCGCTTCTGCACGGGCGGGATGAGCCTGGGCGCTTTGTCCCGCGAAGCCCATGAAGTGTTGGCCGTGGCGATGAATCGCATCGGCGGCAAGAGCAACAGCGGTGAAGGCGGTGAAGACCCTGCCCGCTTCCAGATCCTCAAGGATGTGGATGGCGAGGGCCGTTCCGCCTCATTCCCCAGCATTGGTGGTTTGCGCAATGGGGACACCGCCTGCTCGGCAATCAAGCAGGTGGCTTCAGGCCGTTTCGGTGTGACGGCGGAATACCTGCGCAGCGGCAAGCAGTTGGAGATCAAGGTGGCCCAGGGCGCCAAGCCCGGTGAAGGCGGTCAGCTGCCAGGGCCCAAGGTCGACAAGTACATCGCCTGGTTGCGCAACAGCAAGCCAGGTGTGGCCTTGATTTCACCGCCGCCACACCATGACATCTATTCGATTGAAGACCTGGCGCAGTTGATCCATGACCTGCATCAGGTGCATCCCGCTGCTCCTGTGAGCGTGAAGCTGGTGGCCGAGATCGGCATCGGCACCATCGCTGCGGGTGTGGCCAAGGCCAACGCCGATGTGATCCAGATCTCCGGTCACGACGGTGGCACGGGTGCATCTCCCCTGAGTTCGATCAAGCATGCCGGCAGCCCCTGGGAACTGGGCCTCACCGAGGTGCACCGCTCCCTGGTGGAGAACGGTTTGCGCGATCGGGTTCTGTTGCGCGCCGATGGAGGCCTGAAGACAGGCTGGGACGTGATGATCGCTGCCCTGCTGGGGGCGGAGGAATACGGCTTCGGATCGATCGCGATGATCGCCGAGGGCTGCGTCATGGCTCGAGTTTGTCACACCAACAACTGCCCTGTGGGTGTGGCCACGCAGAAGGAGAACCTGCGCAAGCGTTTCACCGGTGTTCCTGAGCATGTCGTCAATTTCTTCTGGTACGTCGCCGAGGAAGTGCGTCAGCTGATGAGCCTGCTCGGCGTCAGCCGCCTCGAGGAGCTGATCGGTCGCACCGATCTGCTCCAGGCTCGCTCGGTTGATCTGGCCAAGACCAAGGGTGTGGATCTCTCCAGCCTGCGGGCTCCGATCAGCGGTGCCGAAGATCGCTCCTGGCTTCGCCATAGCGACGAGGCCCACGGCAACGGACCGATCCTTGAGGATCAGCTCCTCGCCGACGCTGAGCTGATGGCTGCCCTGGAGAACCACGGTTCCCTCAGCCGCAGCATCGAGATCATCAACACCGATCGCAGTGTCTGTGCCCGTCTGGCCGGTGAAATCGCCCAGCGCCATGGCAACCGCGGCTTCAACGGACAGCTCGATCTCACCTTCCGGGGTGCTGCAGGCCAGAGCTTCGGGGCCTTCCTGGTGCAGGGCATGCAGGTTCGTCTGGAAGGCGAGGCCAACGACTACGTGGGCAAGGGCATTAACAGTGGATGCATCACCCTGGTGCCATCAGACGGTTGTGCCTCTCCGGGTGACCAGGTGATCCTCGGCAACACCTGCCTCTACGGGGCCACCGGCGGTGAGTTGTTCGCCAATGGCCGGGCTGGTGAGCGCTTCGGTGTTCGCAACAGCGGTGCCCGCGCGGTTGTGGAGGGAGCTGGTGACCACTGCTGTGAGTACATGACCGGTGGTGTCGTCGTCGTTCTCGGCAGCACCGGTCGCAATGTCGGCGCTGGCATGACCGGTGGTGTGACCTTCCTGCTGGATGAGGAGGGGCATGTTGCTCCTCGGGTGAACCCGGAGATTGTTGAGGTCTGCACCATCACCACCCATGAGCAGGAGTCGCTGCTGAAGGGTCTGCTGGAACGGCATGTGGCGCTCACGGGAAGCGAGAAGGCTGCTGCTCTCCTGGCCGATTGGTCTGCGGCGAAGGGTCGCTTCAAGGTGTTGGTCCCTCCCAGTGAGCGGGAGTCGATGGGATTGGCCGACAAGCAGGCTGTGGCGGCCTAG
- a CDS encoding YciI family protein, whose protein sequence is MAWFVKTETFTAVASALPVEQRRPSLEAHRRWVADEAAAGRRVRSGYLVDGDRRPGGGGLLIFEASSYADALAWVQNDPMIIAGLVDWQVQEWIPVSGDGWP, encoded by the coding sequence GTGGCCTGGTTTGTCAAGACCGAAACATTCACGGCTGTCGCCTCCGCCCTCCCCGTTGAGCAGCGGCGACCCTCCTTGGAGGCTCACCGCCGTTGGGTTGCAGATGAAGCAGCAGCAGGCCGCCGTGTACGCAGCGGTTACCTAGTGGATGGCGACCGGCGTCCGGGCGGCGGTGGGCTGCTGATATTTGAGGCGTCGTCCTACGCCGATGCCCTGGCGTGGGTCCAGAACGACCCGATGATCATCGCCGGCCTGGTGGACTGGCAGGTGCAGGAATGGATCCCTGTCAGCGGGGATGGCTGGCCATGA
- a CDS encoding HesB/IscA family protein, translating to MAANLRLTAAAAAELGRQAAVAGTPGQMHLDLTPGECAQHVLRIRAGHLAGVAIARADGVTLHAPAEQLKLLEGLCLDYRGDLSGGGFLIRNSDGVEPCACGSAFSRI from the coding sequence ATGGCTGCCAATCTGCGGCTGACCGCTGCCGCTGCTGCTGAGCTGGGGCGACAGGCGGCCGTGGCGGGAACACCGGGGCAGATGCATCTCGATCTCACTCCCGGGGAGTGCGCACAACACGTGCTGCGCATCCGGGCAGGACATCTGGCAGGCGTCGCCATCGCAAGAGCCGATGGCGTGACCCTGCACGCCCCGGCGGAACAGCTCAAATTGCTTGAAGGCCTTTGCCTGGACTACCGGGGCGACCTGAGTGGCGGTGGTTTTCTGATCCGCAACAGCGATGGTGTTGAACCCTGTGCCTGCGGCAGTGCCTTCAGCCGGATTTAA
- the rpsL gene encoding 30S ribosomal protein S12 has translation MPTIQQLIRTERSRLKAKTKSPALKSCPERRGVCTRVYTSTPKKPNSALRKVARVRLTSGFEVTAYIGGVGHNLQEHSVVLIRGGRVKDLPGVRYHIIRGTLDTAGVKDRRQSRSKYGAKAPKE, from the coding sequence ATGCCAACCATCCAACAGCTGATCCGCACTGAGCGCTCACGTCTCAAGGCCAAGACCAAGTCCCCGGCTTTGAAGTCGTGCCCTGAGCGTCGCGGTGTTTGCACCCGCGTTTACACCTCGACGCCCAAAAAGCCCAACTCGGCGCTGCGCAAGGTGGCTCGTGTGCGCCTGACCTCCGGCTTTGAGGTCACGGCCTACATCGGCGGTGTCGGTCACAACCTGCAGGAGCACTCGGTGGTGTTGATCCGCGGCGGTCGTGTCAAAGACCTCCCTGGTGTCCGATACCACATCATCCGCGGAACCCTGGATACCGCTGGCGTGAAAGACCGGCGTCAGTCCCGCTCCAAGTACGGCGCCAAGGCTCCGAAGGAGTGA
- the lipA gene encoding lipoyl synthase translates to MLKPEWLRVKAPQRERIGAVADLLLDLNLNTVCQEASCPNIGECFAGGTATFLIMGPGCTRACPYCDIDFDKRVRELDPTEPQRLGEAVARLGLKHVVITSVNRDDLADGGASQFVACIEQVKQRSPLTTIELLIPDFCGNWDALATVMAAAPHVLNHNIETVPRMYRLARPQGIYERSLELLQRVREQWPKAYSKSGLMVGLGETDEEIIETLRDLRKHKVDIVTIGQYLSPGPKHLAVDRFVSPAQFETYRTVGEEELGFLQVVSTPLTRSSYHAGEVQRLMASHPR, encoded by the coding sequence GTGCTCAAGCCGGAGTGGTTGCGCGTTAAGGCTCCGCAGCGCGAGCGGATCGGCGCCGTAGCCGACCTGCTGCTGGATTTAAACCTGAACACGGTCTGCCAGGAGGCGAGCTGCCCCAACATCGGCGAATGCTTCGCAGGCGGCACCGCCACGTTTTTGATCATGGGGCCCGGCTGCACCCGCGCCTGCCCCTACTGCGACATCGACTTTGACAAGAGGGTGCGTGAGCTCGATCCCACTGAGCCGCAACGGCTTGGGGAAGCGGTGGCCCGTCTGGGACTGAAGCATGTGGTGATCACCTCGGTGAACCGCGACGATCTCGCCGATGGAGGTGCGTCCCAGTTCGTTGCCTGCATCGAACAGGTGAAGCAACGCTCACCGCTCACCACGATCGAGCTGCTGATTCCCGACTTCTGCGGCAACTGGGATGCCCTGGCAACGGTGATGGCCGCCGCCCCCCACGTGCTGAACCACAACATTGAAACGGTGCCGCGGATGTACCGCCTGGCGCGGCCCCAGGGCATTTATGAACGCTCCCTCGAGCTGCTGCAACGGGTGAGGGAGCAATGGCCCAAGGCCTACAGCAAGTCGGGACTGATGGTGGGGCTCGGGGAAACCGATGAGGAGATAATCGAGACGCTCCGGGATCTGCGCAAACACAAGGTCGACATCGTCACCATCGGTCAGTACCTCTCACCTGGCCCAAAGCACCTGGCCGTCGACCGCTTTGTCTCTCCGGCTCAATTCGAGACCTACAGAACAGTGGGCGAAGAGGAGCTGGGCTTCCTCCAGGTCGTCAGCACACCACTCACCCGCAGCAGCTACCACGCCGGCGAGGTGCAACGGCTCATGGCCAGCCATCCCCGCTGA
- the rpsG gene encoding 30S ribosomal protein S7 encodes MSRRNAAEKRPILPDPQFNSRLATMMVVRLMQHGKKSTAQRILSDAFGLINERTGGDPLELFETAVKNATPLVEVRARRVGGATYQVPMEVRQERGTAMALRWLVSFSRARNGRSMAQKLAGELMDAANEAGNAVRKREETHKMAEANKAFAHYRY; translated from the coding sequence ATGTCACGCCGCAACGCCGCTGAGAAGCGCCCGATTCTTCCCGACCCGCAGTTCAACAGCCGCCTCGCCACGATGATGGTGGTGCGCCTGATGCAGCACGGCAAGAAGTCGACAGCGCAACGGATCCTGTCCGACGCGTTTGGCCTGATCAACGAGCGCACCGGCGGAGATCCGCTCGAACTGTTCGAGACAGCCGTCAAGAACGCCACCCCTCTGGTGGAAGTGCGCGCCCGCCGTGTCGGTGGTGCCACTTACCAGGTGCCCATGGAAGTGCGCCAGGAACGCGGCACCGCTATGGCCCTGCGCTGGCTGGTGAGCTTCTCCCGCGCCCGCAACGGCCGGAGCATGGCCCAGAAGTTGGCTGGCGAACTGATGGATGCCGCCAACGAAGCTGGCAACGCCGTTCGCAAGCGCGAAGAAACCCACAAGATGGCCGAAGCCAACAAGGCTTTCGCCCACTACCGCTACTGA
- a CDS encoding phosphodiester glycosidase family protein codes for MLAFAPLPPPPPELRPAPNQSGEEVLIGQKRSKAVWLWKGREAEPEELWLPLEVLESRLGFRRVSRLDGEALEWFGRTVSLTALATRSLGDEVGLEVSDWLAATGVRSKVRGNTLELRLPRPTVNNLRRGKGSTADRLVLDLDGPALVQRLKGDLLLELKLSRTQQRQLKAWGLTPQQHRHGGIVLKGQATKLRSLSLASPWRVVLDGVLIGGRRPAQSAHLPLRDPAVAEWLRRGFVLEQRTIKVGVKPIQVFRAGGQLSRLGITLQTLVKAEQQQGLRFLPQLSQPAGALVAVNGGFFNRINQLPLGAVRHQGIWLSGPILNRGVIAWGASGDLQFGRLRLNQTLRVNNGRRWSLMALNSGYVQKGLSLYTPAWGPRYRALSGEEEALLIRGGRVETTFNQRSLQSGIAIPENAALVVARGRTPLPAQPGDQIQVTERSSSPLAQQPNVLGGGPLLMQNGRVVLNGRQEGFSPGFMSLAAPRTVVAQGASGQWLMTLRGAAGSDPTLVETALAAKQLGLRDALNMDGGSSTTLVVAGRTVMNGRSSSPRVHNGLGLIPL; via the coding sequence ATGCTGGCCTTTGCCCCACTTCCCCCACCACCACCTGAGCTTCGGCCTGCGCCCAACCAGAGCGGTGAGGAGGTGCTGATCGGGCAAAAGCGCAGCAAGGCGGTTTGGCTCTGGAAGGGCAGAGAAGCAGAGCCGGAAGAACTTTGGCTGCCCTTGGAGGTTCTGGAATCCCGTCTGGGTTTCAGGCGGGTGTCTCGCCTCGATGGAGAAGCACTCGAATGGTTTGGCCGAACGGTCTCCCTCACCGCACTGGCAACCCGTTCGCTCGGTGATGAAGTCGGCCTCGAGGTGAGCGACTGGCTGGCCGCAACTGGCGTGCGCTCGAAAGTGCGGGGAAACACCTTGGAGCTTCGGCTGCCCCGACCAACGGTGAACAACCTGCGCCGTGGCAAGGGTTCCACAGCTGATCGTTTGGTGCTGGACCTGGACGGCCCCGCCCTGGTGCAACGGTTGAAAGGCGACCTGTTACTGGAGCTCAAGCTGTCGCGAACCCAGCAACGTCAATTGAAGGCGTGGGGGCTCACCCCACAGCAGCATCGCCACGGGGGCATTGTGCTGAAGGGACAAGCCACCAAGCTGAGGAGCCTGAGCCTGGCGTCCCCCTGGCGGGTGGTGCTGGATGGTGTGCTGATCGGCGGTCGCCGCCCAGCCCAGAGCGCACATCTGCCCCTGCGCGACCCAGCTGTGGCCGAATGGCTGAGGCGGGGCTTCGTCTTAGAGCAACGCACCATCAAGGTGGGGGTGAAACCCATTCAGGTGTTCCGTGCCGGCGGCCAGCTGAGCCGTCTCGGCATCACCCTTCAGACCCTGGTCAAAGCCGAGCAGCAACAGGGCCTGCGTTTTCTGCCTCAGCTCTCCCAGCCCGCAGGGGCACTGGTCGCAGTCAACGGAGGCTTTTTCAACCGGATCAATCAACTCCCCCTGGGGGCCGTGCGGCATCAGGGGATCTGGCTGTCCGGTCCGATCCTGAATCGCGGCGTGATCGCTTGGGGAGCCTCAGGGGATCTGCAGTTCGGCCGGCTGCGGCTGAACCAGACGCTGCGGGTGAACAACGGTCGCCGTTGGAGCCTGATGGCACTCAACAGCGGCTACGTCCAGAAGGGACTGAGCCTCTACACACCTGCATGGGGGCCCCGCTACCGGGCCCTGAGCGGAGAAGAGGAAGCTCTGTTGATTCGAGGCGGGCGCGTCGAGACAACCTTCAATCAGCGCAGCCTGCAAAGCGGCATCGCCATTCCCGAAAACGCTGCGCTGGTGGTCGCCCGCGGGCGCACGCCGCTGCCGGCTCAACCTGGCGATCAAATCCAGGTGACAGAGCGATCCAGCTCTCCCCTGGCCCAACAGCCCAATGTTCTAGGGGGCGGTCCGCTCTTGATGCAGAACGGCCGCGTGGTGCTGAATGGACGTCAGGAAGGGTTTAGCCCTGGCTTCATGAGCTTGGCGGCACCAAGAACGGTGGTGGCTCAGGGGGCGAGCGGTCAGTGGCTGATGACCTTGCGCGGGGCCGCCGGCAGTGATCCCACCCTTGTGGAAACAGCTCTGGCTGCCAAGCAACTGGGCCTGCGCGATGCCTTGAACATGGATGGCGGCAGTTCCACCACCCTTGTGGTGGCCGGACGAACCGTGATGAACGGCCGAAGCAGCTCCCCGAGAGTCCACAACGGCCTGGGTCTCATCCCCCTCTGA